The proteins below are encoded in one region of Halocatena salina:
- a CDS encoding NAD-dependent epimerase/dehydratase family protein yields the protein MTTTTPHIAVTGAAGYTGSCVVKRLQEVHPDWQITALDNFHSGMIRQIDAVDVQHVDIRHRSELADALDGADVVLHLAALSGVEDCDENPDLAYEVNVQGTNNVAWWCHTTGGALVFPFSMAVVGDPTTFPITTDAPRTPLNWYGRSKILGERAIETFADGSFPAHLLMISNVYGAHEIDDTTVSKPVVLNFFVNRALAGEPLTVYEPGTQVRNYVHVLDIAQLYVLCAERLLTQLNDSETGVKRYAIGSEETPSVMEIAQSVKQIAREERNLDPDIELVENPRSGETLTDTFTVDTTNVREQLGWQAERTVEDAIRTALRE from the coding sequence ATGACAACGACAACCCCACACATCGCCGTTACAGGCGCGGCAGGCTACACTGGCAGTTGTGTCGTCAAACGACTACAGGAAGTACATCCCGACTGGCAGATCACCGCTCTCGATAACTTTCACAGCGGAATGATCCGCCAGATCGATGCTGTTGATGTTCAACACGTCGATATCCGTCACCGATCGGAGCTTGCAGACGCGTTGGATGGTGCCGACGTGGTGCTCCATCTTGCGGCCCTCAGCGGTGTCGAGGATTGTGATGAGAATCCCGATCTCGCCTATGAGGTGAACGTCCAAGGAACGAACAACGTCGCGTGGTGGTGTCACACCACGGGGGGAGCGCTCGTGTTCCCGTTCAGTATGGCCGTGGTCGGCGATCCGACGACGTTTCCGATCACCACCGACGCACCTCGGACTCCACTGAACTGGTACGGCCGATCGAAGATCCTCGGTGAACGAGCCATCGAGACGTTCGCTGATGGGTCGTTCCCGGCACACCTGTTGATGATCTCAAACGTGTACGGTGCACACGAGATCGACGATACTACCGTTTCGAAACCGGTCGTGCTCAATTTCTTCGTCAATCGTGCACTGGCAGGTGAACCCCTCACGGTGTACGAACCCGGGACACAAGTCCGAAATTACGTCCACGTCCTCGACATCGCTCAGCTGTACGTCCTGTGTGCTGAACGACTTCTCACACAGTTGAACGACAGCGAAACGGGCGTCAAACGGTACGCGATCGGCAGCGAAGAAACGCCGAGCGTGATGGAAATTGCCCAGTCGGTCAAGCAGATCGCCCGCGAAGAGCGAAATCTCGATCCCGACATCGAACTGGTCGAAAACCCCCGAAGCGGCGAGACGCTTACCGATACGTTCACCGTCGACACCACCAACGTACGCGAACAATTGGGTTGGCAAGCCGAACGAACCGTCGAAGACGCCATCCGTACCGCACTCCGAGAATAA
- a CDS encoding NAD-dependent epimerase/dehydratase family protein — MSIIVTGGDGYIGWPTGLRIARRTDERVVLVDNFGRREWVQSVGSKSAAPISDMDDRLDGARTVHDVRNLSFVEGDLTDRAFVERLLTTHEPSVIVHTAAQPSAPYSQINGERANYTQHNNLQATRNLVWGLHEQDMTDTHFIETTTTGVYGAPDFPIPEGGAVMEHEGRRDSVPFPAMAGSWYHLTKCHDAANLRLAHKQFGLPISDVRTAITYGTETEETRADDRLNTRFDFDYYFGVVAHRFCAQAVAGYPLTVYGKGEQRKPFVSLEDAVEGLAQLALTDHTERPDEHVVYNQTTRPISIVEIANTIADVAGEFDLDVDVTHVENPREEDEEHAMEIDNDRYMELIGEQRQDFESGVRDILGTLTEHRKTIVSHEDRFLPDVLE, encoded by the coding sequence ATGAGCATCATCGTCACGGGCGGTGACGGATACATCGGATGGCCAACGGGGCTTCGCATTGCGCGTCGAACGGACGAGCGGGTCGTACTCGTCGATAATTTCGGCCGCCGCGAGTGGGTACAGTCGGTCGGATCGAAGAGCGCAGCTCCCATCAGCGACATGGACGACCGCCTTGATGGAGCGCGGACCGTCCACGACGTTCGCAATCTCTCGTTCGTCGAAGGAGACCTCACGGATCGGGCGTTCGTCGAGCGGTTGCTCACGACCCATGAACCGAGTGTCATCGTCCACACAGCAGCTCAACCCTCTGCACCGTACTCACAGATCAACGGTGAGCGGGCGAACTACACCCAGCACAACAATTTGCAAGCCACGCGGAACCTGGTGTGGGGACTCCACGAGCAGGACATGACTGACACCCATTTCATCGAGACCACTACGACCGGCGTCTACGGCGCGCCCGACTTCCCCATCCCCGAGGGTGGAGCGGTGATGGAACACGAGGGACGGCGTGATTCGGTGCCGTTCCCGGCAATGGCAGGGAGCTGGTACCATCTGACGAAGTGTCACGACGCAGCCAATCTGCGGCTCGCGCACAAACAGTTCGGGCTGCCGATCAGCGACGTTCGAACGGCGATCACCTACGGCACTGAAACCGAGGAGACGCGGGCCGACGACAGGCTGAACACTCGGTTCGACTTCGACTATTACTTCGGGGTGGTTGCCCATCGGTTCTGTGCACAGGCGGTTGCGGGCTATCCGCTTACGGTGTATGGGAAAGGCGAGCAGCGCAAACCGTTCGTCAGCCTCGAAGACGCGGTTGAGGGGCTGGCTCAACTCGCGCTCACCGATCACACCGAACGGCCCGACGAGCACGTCGTGTACAATCAGACGACACGTCCGATCAGCATCGTCGAAATCGCCAACACGATCGCCGATGTGGCTGGCGAGTTCGACCTCGATGTCGACGTGACCCACGTCGAAAACCCCCGAGAGGAGGACGAGGAACACGCCATGGAGATCGACAACGACCGGTATATGGAACTCATCGGCGAGCAACGTCAAGACTTCGAGAGCGGCGTGCGCGACATTTTGGGAACGCTCACCGAACACCGGAAGACGATCGTTTCCCACGAGGACCGCTTCCTCCCCGACGTGCTCGAATAA
- the argF gene encoding ornithine carbamoyltransferase, with product MTTTTQFLDVDDLTRTELLDTIDRAAELKAAGPDGQLTDKTLAMLFEKESTRTRISFETGMTQLGGHAIFLSPDDTQLGRGEPLSDTARTLSRYVDAIMVRVFDHADAVEMAEYASVPVINGLTDDAHPCQTLADLLTIREAFESFDVQAAWVGDGNNVARSFVIGCAMVGIDLTIATPAGYGVGEDVLDRAAEFDGTIEVTTDPSAAVAGADVVYTDVWVSMGQEDEREAKLQAFDGYQLNESLLDGQAVLHCLPAHRGEEITDNVLESDRALVWDQAENRLHAQNALLTTLIE from the coding sequence ATGACCACGACAACACAGTTTCTCGATGTCGACGACCTCACACGGACGGAGTTACTAGACACAATCGACCGTGCCGCCGAACTGAAGGCGGCCGGTCCAGACGGACAGCTCACGGACAAAACGCTCGCCATGCTGTTCGAAAAGGAGAGCACCCGAACGCGCATCTCCTTCGAAACGGGCATGACACAGCTCGGGGGCCACGCCATCTTCCTCAGCCCCGATGACACACAGCTCGGTCGAGGCGAGCCGCTGTCGGACACCGCACGAACGCTTTCCCGATACGTCGATGCCATCATGGTGCGGGTGTTCGATCATGCTGACGCCGTCGAGATGGCCGAATACGCGAGCGTCCCCGTGATTAACGGGTTGACCGACGACGCCCATCCGTGTCAAACGCTCGCTGACTTGTTGACGATCCGTGAAGCGTTCGAGTCGTTCGACGTGCAAGCCGCGTGGGTTGGCGACGGCAACAACGTCGCCCGGTCGTTCGTCATCGGCTGTGCGATGGTTGGCATCGATCTTACGATCGCTACACCCGCGGGCTACGGCGTCGGTGAGGACGTGCTTGACCGGGCAGCCGAGTTCGACGGCACGATCGAGGTGACGACCGATCCGAGTGCGGCTGTTGCCGGTGCCGATGTGGTGTACACCGACGTTTGGGTGAGCATGGGGCAAGAGGATGAACGCGAAGCGAAGCTACAGGCGTTCGACGGCTACCAACTCAACGAGTCGCTGCTGGATGGACAGGCAGTGTTGCACTGTCTGCCCGCCCACCGGGGCGAAGAGATCACCGACAACGTACTCGAAAGCGATCGGGCACTCGTCTGGGATCAGGCCGAGAACCGACTCCACGCTCAGAACGCGCTGTTGACCACGCTCATCGAGTGA
- a CDS encoding [LysW]-lysine hydrolase, which produces MSTGTTVSTETTPRELLEEIVSIRSVSGEEGACAERLASYFENHGREVWIDEVGNVRAPADDSVLLTSHIDTVPGEIPVRIDAAETTDEPALWGRGSVDAKGPLVAMAVAAVRTGLSFVGVVGEEVDSRGARHLIADRDAPDTVINGEPSGWNGITLGYRGLLAGTYVATSESGHTSRPENNAIQDAMDWWQRVEAAFDPDDWTPVFERVTCKPIDIEGGTNDDGLSVEASMNVQFRVPPSHTVAEVREIADAQLNGGTIRWYDEVPPVMMGPRTDVARAFRVGIREQDGEPRLLRKTGTSDMNIFASEWDCPMITYGPGDSDLDHAPNEHLPLSAFDRSIAVLEAVGTTLRGD; this is translated from the coding sequence ATGAGCACTGGCACGACGGTCTCCACCGAAACGACACCGCGCGAACTGCTCGAAGAGATCGTTTCCATTCGGTCGGTCTCGGGTGAGGAAGGCGCCTGTGCAGAACGACTCGCCAGCTACTTCGAGAACCACGGTCGTGAGGTGTGGATCGACGAGGTTGGGAACGTCCGTGCACCCGCAGACGACAGCGTACTCCTCACGTCCCACATCGACACCGTTCCCGGCGAGATCCCTGTCCGGATCGATGCTGCCGAAACAACCGACGAACCGGCGTTGTGGGGTCGTGGCAGCGTTGACGCGAAAGGACCATTGGTTGCGATGGCCGTTGCCGCCGTTCGAACGGGGCTGAGTTTCGTCGGCGTCGTCGGCGAAGAGGTCGATTCGCGGGGTGCGCGTCATCTCATCGCTGACCGAGATGCGCCCGACACAGTCATCAACGGTGAACCCAGTGGCTGGAACGGTATCACCCTCGGATACCGGGGACTGCTGGCAGGGACGTACGTCGCAACGAGCGAGTCCGGACACACCTCGCGTCCGGAAAACAATGCGATCCAAGACGCGATGGACTGGTGGCAGCGCGTCGAAGCGGCGTTCGATCCCGATGACTGGACGCCCGTGTTCGAACGGGTTACGTGCAAACCGATCGATATCGAAGGCGGCACCAACGACGATGGGCTGTCAGTCGAAGCGTCCATGAACGTCCAGTTCAGGGTACCCCCCTCCCACACTGTCGCAGAAGTCCGAGAGATCGCAGACGCACAGCTCAACGGAGGAACGATCCGCTGGTACGACGAGGTCCCTCCAGTCATGATGGGGCCTCGAACCGACGTCGCACGAGCGTTCCGTGTTGGTATCCGCGAACAGGACGGCGAGCCAAGACTCCTCCGCAAAACGGGGACTAGCGATATGAACATCTTCGCGAGCGAATGGGATTGCCCGATGATCACCTACGGTCCGGGCGACTCGGATCTCGATCACGCACCAAACGAGCATCTTCCGCTTTCTGCCTTCGATCGTTCCATCGCGGTGCTCGAAGCTGTCGGAACCACGCTCAGAGGTGATTGA
- a CDS encoding NAD-dependent epimerase/dehydratase family protein — translation MNVLVTGGCGYIGSVLVGLLDRDDRIDRVVVLDDLSTGSPRTLMSSLTRSIDFVRGDVRDAETVARAMDDCDVVIHLAAITGAESTHDRREETESINRDGTETVLKTAGQLGVDNVVLASSCNVYGRATGTELDETADPEPINPYAESKLEAEQLLSSLGDRFGFDRTALRMATNHGAAPGVRFNLVVNRFVFQALTDRALTVYGDGSNWRPFIHVRDAARAYAHAALHPDEWTHTVYNVGSDTENHRIRDVAALIDEEVGAVDVAYRADEHPGPSYHVSFDRLAETNFTTEWTLREGVRDLTQRFTDIQAPPLLQ, via the coding sequence ATGAACGTCCTCGTCACGGGTGGCTGTGGGTATATCGGCAGCGTGCTGGTCGGGTTGTTGGACCGAGACGACCGGATCGACCGCGTCGTCGTGTTGGACGATCTGTCGACGGGATCGCCGCGAACACTCATGTCCTCGCTCACCAGATCGATCGACTTCGTCCGTGGTGATGTACGTGATGCCGAAACGGTCGCACGCGCGATGGATGACTGCGATGTCGTGATCCATCTCGCAGCGATCACTGGCGCAGAGAGCACCCACGATCGGCGCGAGGAGACGGAGTCGATCAACCGCGACGGAACCGAGACTGTCCTCAAGACCGCAGGACAGCTCGGCGTCGATAACGTCGTGCTTGCTTCCTCGTGTAACGTCTACGGTCGAGCAACCGGAACGGAGCTTGACGAAACGGCCGATCCCGAGCCGATCAATCCTTACGCGGAGTCGAAACTCGAGGCCGAGCAGTTGCTTTCGAGCCTCGGAGACCGGTTTGGGTTCGATCGAACGGCGCTCCGAATGGCGACGAACCACGGTGCTGCGCCGGGGGTTCGGTTCAATCTCGTCGTCAACCGGTTCGTCTTCCAAGCACTGACGGACCGGGCGCTGACCGTGTACGGCGACGGCTCGAACTGGCGACCGTTCATCCACGTTCGTGATGCCGCTCGTGCGTACGCCCACGCTGCGCTCCACCCCGACGAGTGGACCCACACCGTCTACAACGTCGGAAGCGACACTGAAAACCACCGTATCCGGGACGTGGCAGCGCTCATCGATGAGGAGGTCGGAGCGGTGGACGTAGCCTACCGTGCGGACGAACACCCAGGTCCCTCCTATCACGTCAGTTTCGATCGGTTAGCCGAAACGAACTTTACTACTGAGTGGACGCTTCGAGAAGGCGTTCGAGATCTCACCCAGCGATTTACCGACATTCAGGCTCCACCCCTGTTACAGTAA
- a CDS encoding succinylglutamate desuccinylase/aspartoacylase domain-containing protein — translation MRRRSFIKAFGVAGGLVGLGSESTGARSDDRRTQLMAGTEQETTLSINDSSSDGLTTLVVGGMHGNEPAGYLAGDDIQDWTPDTGALLVLPRANAVAVQNGAREANGDLNRQFPLTESPTTELAREIWNVVTEFQPDLVIDMHESVGRYIDGWLGQSVGYSPLRNGCCAAQLSIDAVNESIDASVNHFHPRFLPRPSEDPTGVFVQRTAFELGIPTYIIETYKDLDLSARIRWQKAHVKRLIDALTAVAASDPTHVLAVDGEGSRVAYTIAVDGTITATDTTDAHDAVGDSRVNSLVHGGVDYYHFTGQITTFDVTHGDSDDITVYVDGVKRTHDELTPQESSQLRLRSTGDPVEYQLGVTESFTATQSMDSEEWVFEDRAYGVVDGDPDVYEYKRAVDHFNVTSGDSDDLTVTVDGHPVTADVLDVTPTHDLLIRGATARYRFAVSGTVSGVGSQSHDRRSESTASGRIGDSSDHYRFTGAIISFDLIRGDEDDLELLVDGNERTIAALNPSDIHELRVSGTGSRTPYAFEVSGIVYPTATATGEDHVGVDRVSGAVAAGHDDYLFRGDVTAFRLPSGSFEAIDVFLDGRRVSLTQLNPRT, via the coding sequence ATGAGGCGGCGCTCGTTCATCAAGGCGTTCGGCGTGGCAGGGGGACTGGTCGGTCTCGGGAGTGAGAGCACGGGCGCTCGTTCCGATGATCGACGCACCCAGTTGATGGCAGGGACGGAACAAGAAACGACGCTGTCGATCAACGACTCTAGTAGCGACGGACTGACGACGCTCGTCGTCGGCGGGATGCACGGCAATGAGCCGGCGGGATATCTCGCTGGTGATGACATTCAGGACTGGACTCCGGACACAGGTGCTCTCCTCGTGCTTCCGCGGGCAAACGCCGTGGCCGTTCAGAACGGAGCGAGGGAAGCGAACGGAGATCTGAATCGGCAGTTTCCCCTCACTGAGAGCCCCACCACGGAGCTGGCGCGGGAGATCTGGAACGTGGTGACGGAATTTCAACCGGATCTCGTCATCGACATGCACGAGTCGGTGGGTCGGTACATCGATGGTTGGCTCGGGCAGTCGGTCGGTTACTCCCCGCTCCGGAACGGCTGCTGTGCTGCTCAGCTGTCTATTGATGCCGTCAACGAATCGATCGACGCTTCCGTCAATCACTTTCACCCGCGCTTTCTTCCCCGTCCGTCCGAGGATCCGACGGGTGTGTTCGTCCAGCGAACTGCCTTCGAGTTGGGGATCCCGACGTACATCATCGAGACCTACAAGGATCTCGACCTCTCCGCACGGATTCGGTGGCAGAAGGCACACGTTAAGCGTCTCATTGATGCTCTGACAGCGGTAGCGGCTAGTGATCCAACTCACGTACTCGCCGTCGATGGCGAGGGGTCGCGCGTGGCGTACACCATCGCTGTCGACGGGACAATCACAGCGACCGATACGACCGACGCTCACGATGCGGTCGGAGACAGCCGCGTGAACAGCCTCGTGCACGGCGGTGTCGATTACTATCATTTCACCGGTCAGATCACCACTTTTGACGTTACTCACGGTGATTCGGACGACATCACGGTGTACGTCGACGGAGTGAAGCGGACCCACGACGAGCTGACGCCACAGGAGAGCAGCCAGCTCCGACTCCGGTCGACTGGCGATCCCGTCGAGTACCAACTCGGCGTTACCGAGTCGTTCACCGCGACACAGTCGATGGACAGCGAGGAATGGGTGTTCGAAGACCGCGCCTACGGCGTCGTAGACGGCGATCCCGACGTGTATGAGTACAAACGCGCTGTGGATCACTTCAACGTTACCAGCGGTGATTCCGATGATCTCACTGTGACCGTCGACGGCCACCCGGTCACAGCGGATGTACTCGATGTGACGCCGACACACGACCTCCTGATTCGGGGCGCTACAGCACGCTACCGGTTTGCGGTGAGTGGCACCGTCTCTGGCGTTGGCTCCCAGTCCCACGATAGACGCTCTGAGTCCACCGCTTCGGGACGGATTGGCGATTCGTCCGATCACTATCGGTTCACCGGAGCGATCATCTCGTTCGATCTCATTCGAGGCGACGAGGACGATCTCGAACTTCTGGTCGATGGGAACGAGCGGACGATCGCGGCGTTGAATCCGTCCGATATCCACGAACTCCGTGTTTCCGGAACTGGATCTCGAACGCCGTACGCCTTCGAGGTGTCCGGTATCGTGTATCCGACGGCCACGGCAACCGGTGAAGATCACGTGGGTGTCGACCGAGTTTCGGGAGCGGTCGCTGCTGGCCACGACGACTATCTGTTTCGAGGCGATGTGACCGCCTTTCGACTCCCAAGCGGATCATTCGAGGCGATCGACGTGTTTCTTGACGGCCGACGGGTGTCGCTCACGCAGCTGAACCCTCGGACGTAG
- a CDS encoding aspartate aminotransferase family protein, whose product MTGNGFVFSEKPIRIDSGSGPYLYDADGTEYLDFGASYAVTPTGHCHPAVVDAVQQQTEQLLYVQGSYPLDVRDELHSALAASAPGDIRNVWLCNSGTEANEAAIKFARSATGRSKVVATKRGFHGRTLGALAATWKQKYKEAFEPLAGGVEFVPYGDATALDAAVDEQTAAVLLEPIQGEGGINPAPEGYLQAARETTADNGAALVLDEIQTGLGRTGTMWATEQADIVPDILTTAKGLASGLPIGATLCRDWIAEDAGNHGSTFSGGPVVCAAATATLDVIEDEQLTDHAADIGASIVEELQTAVGADVRDIRGQGLMIGVEVKRGANRLLPTLALEHGILALPAGRSVLRLLPPLIVDHDHADRVVNALTEVL is encoded by the coding sequence ATGACAGGAAATGGATTCGTTTTCAGCGAGAAGCCGATACGCATCGACAGCGGATCGGGACCGTATCTGTACGACGCTGACGGCACCGAATATCTAGATTTCGGCGCGAGCTACGCCGTGACGCCGACCGGTCACTGTCACCCCGCGGTCGTCGACGCGGTCCAACAGCAGACCGAACAACTGTTGTACGTTCAGGGATCGTATCCCCTCGACGTTCGGGACGAGCTTCACAGCGCCCTCGCGGCCAGCGCACCGGGCGATATCAGAAACGTGTGGCTCTGCAATTCGGGTACAGAAGCCAACGAGGCAGCCATCAAGTTCGCCCGGAGCGCGACCGGTCGTTCGAAGGTCGTCGCTACGAAGCGCGGCTTTCACGGGCGGACCCTCGGTGCGCTCGCTGCGACGTGGAAACAAAAGTACAAAGAAGCGTTCGAACCGTTAGCCGGGGGCGTCGAGTTCGTCCCCTACGGTGATGCAACTGCACTCGACGCCGCTGTTGATGAGCAAACCGCGGCCGTGCTTCTCGAACCGATCCAGGGCGAGGGTGGCATCAATCCCGCACCGGAAGGATACCTGCAAGCGGCCCGCGAGACGACGGCGGACAACGGTGCGGCCTTAGTGCTCGATGAGATCCAGACCGGACTGGGGCGTACCGGCACCATGTGGGCGACCGAACAGGCGGACATCGTTCCCGACATCCTGACGACGGCCAAAGGACTCGCCAGCGGACTGCCGATCGGCGCGACGCTCTGTCGGGACTGGATCGCAGAGGACGCTGGCAACCACGGTTCGACGTTCAGCGGTGGGCCGGTTGTCTGTGCGGCCGCAACCGCGACGCTCGATGTGATTGAAGACGAACAGCTCACCGATCACGCCGCAGATATCGGAGCGTCGATCGTTGAGGAGCTACAAACGGCTGTCGGTGCGGACGTGCGCGATATCCGTGGGCAAGGACTCATGATCGGCGTCGAGGTGAAACGGGGTGCAAATCGGCTCCTGCCGACGCTCGCGCTGGAACACGGTATACTGGCGCTCCCAGCCGGCCGGTCGGTGCTCCGGCTGCTCCCGCCGTTGATCGTCGATCACGACCACGCCGATCGCGTCGTGAATGCGCTCACGGAGGTGCTCTGA
- a CDS encoding DsbA family protein, translating to MSENTKSNTTRRALIQSTMVTLVGVTAGCLGQSDEDGDPPESTEVATPLTRSDPDHPPLTNATPRRSTPGSPTAVETDVPSPTPRETTRPTPSPSPSPTETPPRTSRTPQRTTTRRTTTQTTSHAREHPYLSVGSGTTKFGLDRSRYPVMGSDRAPVEILYWSDYLCEFCSQFATSIHPQLISKEVRRGHTRFVFLELPNIGQNSWPAAMLSKAVWETVADTDPAQFWQWHQTVFERQRKAGSGWADGQNLLEIATEVGIDASAVETVHDTYSDAFASDIDAAVDAADQASVPGTPAFYVYNPDSDRSKTIIGTQPLSVYRSAIRKVK from the coding sequence ATGTCGGAAAATACGAAATCGAACACGACGCGGCGGGCACTCATTCAGAGCACCATGGTCACACTCGTCGGTGTGACGGCCGGTTGTCTCGGTCAGTCCGATGAGGATGGAGATCCACCGGAATCGACGGAGGTAGCGACCCCGCTCACGAGAAGCGATCCGGACCATCCACCGCTAACCAACGCTACGCCACGACGATCGACGCCGGGGTCGCCGACGGCAGTAGAAACGGATGTGCCATCCCCGACACCTCGAGAGACGACGCGACCGACCCCCTCCCCAAGCCCGTCTCCGACGGAGACGCCACCCCGAACGTCACGGACCCCACAACGAACGACGACTCGACGCACGACCACACAGACGACATCCCACGCCCGAGAGCATCCGTATCTCTCGGTTGGATCGGGCACAACGAAGTTCGGGCTGGATCGCAGTCGATATCCGGTGATGGGCTCCGATCGCGCACCGGTCGAAATCCTCTACTGGAGTGATTACCTTTGTGAGTTTTGCAGTCAGTTCGCAACCTCGATCCACCCCCAGCTCATCAGCAAGGAGGTACGGCGCGGTCATACACGGTTCGTGTTCCTCGAACTACCGAATATCGGACAGAATTCGTGGCCAGCAGCGATGCTCTCGAAAGCGGTGTGGGAGACGGTTGCGGACACCGATCCCGCCCAGTTCTGGCAGTGGCATCAAACCGTATTCGAACGCCAACGAAAAGCCGGGAGTGGGTGGGCCGATGGCCAGAACCTTCTCGAAATAGCCACGGAGGTCGGTATCGACGCCAGTGCAGTCGAAACGGTTCATGACACCTACAGCGATGCGTTCGCTTCGGATATCGACGCAGCGGTCGACGCAGCCGATCAGGCGTCGGTTCCCGGGACGCCTGCATTTTATGTTTACAACCCGGATTCCGACCGATCGAAAACTATCATCGGAACACAGCCGCTCTCGGTGTATCGATCTGCGATTCGGAAAGTGAAATAA
- a CDS encoding GNAT family N-acetyltransferase yields the protein MTITVRPATKRDIDAIQRVARSSWQASHAPLVGTEASPSFFEQEYDKARIRAKVTNDAGQFEVAVDEDGVVGFAAAAPLNQSPLTFGLSWLYVHPDHWSEGIGQRLHTTVQRAIEQRGGERLRLGVLAENERAIRFYEHAGYTHHGDYYDDRIEARGYLYVKELTR from the coding sequence ATGACGATCACCGTCCGACCGGCGACGAAGCGAGACATTGACGCGATCCAGCGGGTAGCCCGTTCGTCGTGGCAGGCGTCTCACGCCCCACTCGTCGGGACAGAGGCGTCCCCCTCGTTTTTCGAACAGGAGTACGACAAAGCACGGATTCGCGCGAAGGTCACGAACGACGCTGGCCAGTTCGAGGTCGCAGTAGATGAAGACGGCGTCGTCGGATTCGCGGCAGCGGCTCCCTTGAACCAATCACCGCTAACGTTCGGGCTGAGTTGGCTGTACGTTCACCCTGACCACTGGAGCGAAGGGATCGGACAGCGACTACACACCACCGTACAGCGTGCGATCGAACAGCGTGGGGGCGAGCGGCTCCGGTTAGGCGTCCTCGCGGAAAACGAACGCGCGATCAGATTTTACGAACACGCAGGCTACACGCACCACGGAGACTACTACGACGACCGGATCGAAGCGCGGGGATATCTGTACGTGAAAGAACTCACTCGATGA
- the trmY gene encoding tRNA (pseudouridine(54)-N(1))-methyltransferase TrmY, which yields MRQFIIIGHEVPTTPDFSLADTAGGAGRLDVLCRCVTGAFFLSHSIRSDVRCRVVLSDSYTIRFEGSELRGLHPDERSTAARIRATLEQRDHAIGQMETNPSPGVYLSRVGVETTLTNAAEEGTVIQLHEDGQPVGTSDLPSDPVFVLSDHRDFTETETKLLSEVATQRVRLGPRRLHADQAITVAHHCLDTNGYTQF from the coding sequence ATGCGGCAGTTCATCATCATCGGTCACGAGGTGCCGACGACGCCCGATTTTTCGCTTGCAGACACGGCGGGTGGAGCGGGACGGTTGGACGTACTCTGTCGGTGTGTCACGGGGGCGTTTTTCCTCTCGCATTCGATTCGTTCGGACGTTCGGTGCCGGGTGGTCCTTTCCGATTCGTACACGATCCGGTTCGAGGGAAGCGAACTCCGAGGGCTCCATCCGGACGAACGGAGCACTGCTGCACGCATCAGAGCCACTCTCGAACAACGTGATCATGCGATCGGACAGATGGAAACGAACCCTTCTCCCGGCGTGTATCTCTCCCGGGTCGGTGTCGAGACTACGCTCACGAACGCCGCTGAGGAGGGAACCGTGATTCAACTCCATGAGGATGGCCAGCCCGTCGGGACGTCCGATCTCCCATCCGATCCGGTGTTCGTTCTCTCCGATCACCGTGATTTCACCGAAACCGAAACGAAGCTCCTTTCGGAGGTGGCAACCCAGCGCGTGCGTCTCGGTCCCCGACGACTGCATGCCGACCAGGCGATCACCGTCGCCCACCATTGTCTCGATACGAACGGGTACACGCAGTTTTGA